One Obesumbacterium proteus DNA window includes the following coding sequences:
- a CDS encoding S9 family peptidase, giving the protein MCSWHVSAAELFSPEPLAANLQPPQAQKIPKALIEHGDRRIDNYFWLRDESRANPKVLRYLQDENRYANAVLKPYSAQYDALYREMVGRMSPEDRSVPYQRNGYRYQDVYLSGKNFAVTQRQPLAGCAVWQTLIDGNLRAAGQAYYRLGGLEISQDNQMMAAAEDTQGRRQYRISLRNLHNGQWLSDVIENTSGNMLWSNDGRTLFYVRNHPQTLVPYQVYRHRVGTPLAQDQLVYQENDGGFYLSLSRSASNRYLLITLSANTSSEVRLLDADQADAPPVLFTARQPNVEYYLDHFNDTFYLRSNRENANFGLYQTNAMGHSWQPLVAPQPNKMIEGFTLFKDWLVVAERSDGLSQIRKINWKSHAEDTLPFDDASHMAWLGYNPEPQSDRLRYGYSSMTTPTSTYEWDLSSGKRTLLKRQEVKNTQPQDYHSERMWITARDGVKVPVSLVYNKKMFKAKQSPLLVYGYGAYGMSMDPAFSANRLSLLDRGFVFAMIHVRGGGELGQQWYEQGKLANKPNSFNDFIDATRGLVERGFGQPGRLYAMGGSAGGLLVGAVMNQQPELFNAIVAQVPFVDVVTTMLDDTLPLTLGEYDEWGNPHRLADYQQMKAYSPYDNIKPMRYPNLLVTTGLNDSQVQYWEPAKWIAKLRENQLGTGKLLLLTNMQAGHGGKSGRLKRVENTALEYNFILAVDNQR; this is encoded by the coding sequence ATGTGCTCTTGGCACGTATCTGCTGCTGAATTATTTTCTCCTGAGCCACTAGCGGCCAATCTACAGCCGCCGCAGGCGCAGAAAATCCCCAAAGCGCTTATCGAACATGGCGATCGACGTATCGACAACTATTTTTGGCTGCGCGATGAGAGCCGCGCCAACCCAAAAGTTTTGCGCTATTTGCAAGATGAAAACCGTTATGCCAACGCGGTGTTAAAACCGTACTCCGCGCAGTACGACGCCCTATATCGCGAGATGGTCGGCCGCATGAGCCCTGAAGATCGCTCGGTGCCTTACCAACGTAACGGTTATCGCTACCAAGACGTGTATCTGTCAGGTAAAAATTTTGCCGTGACTCAGCGCCAGCCGCTGGCGGGCTGCGCCGTGTGGCAAACACTGATTGATGGAAATCTGCGTGCGGCAGGCCAAGCTTACTATCGCTTAGGCGGTCTGGAGATTAGCCAAGATAATCAGATGATGGCCGCTGCCGAAGATACCCAAGGCCGACGCCAATACCGCATTTCGCTGCGGAATTTACACAACGGACAGTGGCTCAGCGACGTTATCGAAAACACATCTGGCAATATGCTGTGGTCAAATGATGGACGTACCCTATTTTATGTCCGCAATCATCCACAAACGCTGGTGCCGTATCAGGTTTACCGCCACCGCGTTGGCACGCCGCTGGCACAAGACCAACTGGTTTATCAGGAAAACGACGGTGGTTTTTATCTTAGCCTGTCACGCTCGGCATCTAACCGCTACTTGCTGATAACCCTAAGCGCCAACACGTCGTCTGAGGTGCGTTTATTAGATGCTGACCAAGCGGATGCGCCGCCCGTATTATTTACCGCACGCCAGCCAAACGTTGAATATTATCTGGATCACTTCAACGACACGTTTTATCTGCGCTCCAACCGTGAAAATGCCAATTTTGGTTTATACCAAACCAACGCGATGGGTCATTCATGGCAGCCTTTAGTTGCCCCGCAGCCTAATAAAATGATCGAAGGTTTTACCTTATTCAAAGATTGGCTAGTCGTAGCTGAACGCAGTGATGGCCTGAGCCAGATACGCAAAATCAACTGGAAATCTCACGCCGAAGACACCTTGCCCTTCGACGATGCCAGCCATATGGCATGGTTAGGCTATAACCCTGAGCCACAGTCCGATCGTTTACGCTACGGTTATTCGTCGATGACGACGCCAACGAGCACCTACGAATGGGATTTATCCAGCGGCAAACGCACGCTGCTTAAGCGTCAGGAAGTTAAAAACACGCAGCCACAGGACTATCACAGCGAGCGAATGTGGATCACCGCACGCGACGGTGTGAAAGTACCGGTGTCGTTGGTTTACAACAAAAAAATGTTCAAGGCCAAACAAAGCCCGTTACTGGTTTATGGCTACGGCGCCTACGGTATGAGCATGGATCCCGCCTTCAGCGCAAATCGTCTTAGCCTGCTGGATCGCGGTTTCGTTTTCGCCATGATCCACGTTCGCGGCGGTGGCGAGCTCGGTCAGCAATGGTATGAACAGGGAAAACTGGCGAATAAGCCCAACAGTTTCAATGATTTTATCGATGCAACACGCGGCTTGGTGGAACGCGGTTTTGGTCAGCCCGGTCGGCTGTATGCCATGGGCGGCAGCGCCGGAGGGTTATTGGTTGGCGCGGTCATGAACCAACAGCCGGAGCTATTTAACGCCATTGTTGCACAGGTTCCTTTTGTCGACGTCGTCACCACCATGCTTGATGACACCCTTCCCCTCACGCTCGGTGAATATGATGAGTGGGGAAATCCACATCGGCTGGCAGATTATCAGCAAATGAAGGCCTACAGCCCCTACGACAATATAAAGCCTATGCGCTATCCCAACTTATTAGTGACCACCGGCCTCAACGATTCGCAGGTGCAATATTGGGAGCCTGCAAAATGGATTGCCAAACTGCGAGAGAATCAATTAGGAACCGGAAAACTATTATTACTGACCAATATGCAGGCAGGACACGGCGGTAAATCAGGTCGGCTCAAGCGAGTAGAAAATACCGCGCTGGAATATAACTTTATTCTGGCCGTAGATAATCAACGCTGA
- a CDS encoding TonB family protein, with protein MDILYNAQPKWGRWFIFALAVHGTLLAALVWHPSDATPLYEPPPAVMLQWSETIQAPASPTPLPIGIAQQQSAAAEEKQQVKDKAQPKVVVAKEAVIEVAKQKKSADGEKKKPRPINKIKDQTSDASHAAIASNAAPQANTLSPNIAAPFNSDATKRNSERVSWESLVKGHLNRYKKYPLDARRRARTGLAVVTFTVNAAGFVQGNQLYASSGTISLDREAVEVLERAQPLPKPPAEILNGGLYSVRMPINFDLAELKQQ; from the coding sequence ATGGATATTCTCTATAACGCACAGCCTAAATGGGGCCGCTGGTTTATCTTCGCGCTGGCGGTTCATGGCACACTTTTAGCAGCATTAGTTTGGCATCCATCGGATGCCACACCGCTCTATGAGCCCCCTCCGGCGGTAATGCTGCAATGGTCTGAAACCATCCAAGCACCGGCCTCCCCGACGCCGTTGCCGATTGGCATCGCGCAACAGCAGTCGGCGGCAGCAGAGGAAAAACAACAGGTTAAGGATAAAGCGCAGCCAAAGGTGGTGGTAGCCAAAGAAGCCGTCATTGAGGTGGCGAAACAGAAAAAGTCGGCTGACGGGGAAAAGAAAAAGCCGCGCCCGATCAATAAGATTAAAGATCAAACCAGCGATGCCAGCCATGCCGCTATAGCCAGCAACGCAGCACCTCAGGCAAATACGCTATCACCAAACATTGCGGCACCGTTCAACAGCGATGCCACCAAGCGTAATAGCGAAAGAGTCTCGTGGGAAAGCTTGGTTAAGGGTCATCTAAACCGATACAAAAAGTATCCCCTTGATGCCCGCCGACGCGCCCGTACTGGTCTCGCAGTGGTAACGTTCACCGTAAATGCGGCAGGTTTCGTGCAGGGTAATCAGCTCTACGCCTCATCCGGCACCATTTCGTTGGATCGTGAAGCGGTCGAAGTTTTAGAGCGAGCCCAGCCGCTACCCAAACCACCGGCGGAAATATTAAACGGCGGACTTTATAGCGTAAGAATGCCGATCAACTTTGATTTAGCGGAATTAAAACAGCAGTAA